Proteins encoded in a region of the Bacillus sp. T3 genome:
- the yajC gene encoding preprotein translocase subunit YajC, producing MEGLLGTVGPLVLMFALFYFLLIRPQQKRQKAVQQMQNDLKKGDKVVTIGGLHGFVDSIDEATVVIKCGDGSRLTFDRNAVREVTQSS from the coding sequence ATGGAAGGTTTATTAGGAACAGTTGGTCCTTTAGTGCTAATGTTTGCTTTGTTTTACTTTTTATTGATTCGTCCTCAGCAGAAGCGTCAAAAAGCTGTACAACAAATGCAAAATGATTTGAAAAAAGGGGACAAAGTTGTCACAATTGGTGGCTTACATGGTTTCGTTGATTCTATTGACGAAGCAACTGTTGTGATCAAATGTGGAGATGGCAGCCGTCTTACATTCGACCGCAATGCCGTTCGCGAAGTTACTCAAAGCAGTTAA
- a CDS encoding DUF421 domain-containing protein translates to MEEYLIIIFRTIVLYLLILLLFRLMGKREIGELSLLDLVVFMMIAELAALSIDKTDDSMFRSVVPMILLMLIQIGFAILSLKSKKFRDLVDGKPSIIINNGQIDEHAMKKQRYNYDDLLLQLREQNIRNIADVEFAILESSGKLSVLEKRGNNERMGGFTLPLIMDGEIIEENLQKINQTNFWLRQQLRQKGYNNPKEISFCSYQDGEFFIDKKDEK, encoded by the coding sequence TTGGAAGAATATTTGATTATCATATTTCGAACAATCGTTTTATATTTGCTCATTTTGCTGTTGTTCAGGTTAATGGGAAAGCGGGAAATTGGTGAATTGAGTTTATTAGATTTAGTTGTCTTTATGATGATTGCTGAATTGGCTGCCTTATCGATCGATAAGACAGATGATTCTATGTTTCGATCAGTCGTTCCGATGATTCTGTTAATGCTTATCCAAATCGGATTTGCTATTTTATCATTAAAAAGTAAAAAGTTTCGTGATCTTGTTGATGGTAAGCCATCGATCATTATTAATAATGGTCAAATAGACGAGCATGCGATGAAAAAACAACGCTATAATTATGACGATCTCCTGCTACAATTAAGAGAACAAAATATTCGAAATATCGCAGATGTTGAATTTGCGATATTAGAGTCGTCAGGAAAGCTGTCTGTATTAGAAAAGCGCGGAAACAATGAACGAATGGGTGGATTTACGCTCCCTCTTATTATGGATGGTGAAATCATTGAAGAAAATCTTCAAAAAATAAACCAAACGAATTTCTGGTTAAGACAGCAGTTGAGGCAAAAAGGCTACAACAATCCGAAAGAAATTTCCTTTTGCAGTTATCAAGATGGCGAATTCTTTATCGATAAAAAGGATGAAAAATAG